In Salmo salar chromosome ssa15, Ssal_v3.1, whole genome shotgun sequence, one genomic interval encodes:
- the LOC106572721 gene encoding structural maintenance of chromosomes protein 1A-like yields the protein MKTIDEIMSQLQDLKNQHLTKKSEVNDKNHQMEEIRKKLGGANKELTQLQKEVTAIETKLEQKRSDRHNLLQACKMQDIRLPLRSGTMDDIGQGEGSSQQEESIYLYLTSTVLAKEALIERDYSNLSENLKDALAEDEIKAEMHTLQQRLNEQQSILQRISAPNMKTMEKLESVRDKFQETSDEFEAARKRAKKAKQAFEQIKKERFDRFNACFEAVSTNIDEIYKALSRNSSAQAFLGPENPEEPYLDGINYNCVAPGKRFRPMDNLSGGEKTVAALALLFAIHSYKPAPFFVLDEIDAALDNTNIGKVANYIKDQSVNTQAIVISLKEEFYTKADSLIGVYPEQGDCVISKVLTFDLSVYHDANPNE from the exons ATGAAGACCATAGATGAGATCATGTCCCAGCTGCAGGACCTGAAGAACCAGCACCTCACCAAGAAGTCAGAGGTCAACGACAAGAACCACCAGATGGAGGAGATACGTAAGAAACTAGGAGGAGCCAACAA GGAGCTGACCCAGCTGCAGAAAGAGGTGACGGCCATCGAGACCAAGCTGGAGCAGAAACGCAGCGACCGCCACAACCTGCTGCAGGCCTGTAAGATGCAGGACATCAGACTGCCGCTACGCTCTGGGACCATGGACGACATCGGCCAGGGAGAG gggAGCTCTCAGCAGGAGGAgtctatttatttgtatttaactag TACTGTCCTGGCTAAAGAGGCTCTCatagagagagactacagcaACCTGTCTGAAAACCTCAAG gACGCGCTGGCGGAGGATGAGATCAAAGCAGagatgcacacactgcagcagcgtCTCAATGAGCAGCAGTCTATACTGCAGAGGATCAGCGCACCCAACATGAAGACCATGGAGAAACTAGAGTCTGTCAGGGACAAGTTCCaggagaccagcgatg AGTTTGAGGCGGCCCGTAAGAGAGCCAAGAAAGCCAAGCAGGCGTTTGAGCAGATCAAGAAGGAGAGGTTTGACCGCTTTAACGCCTGTTTTGAGGCTGTATCCACCAACATTGATGAGATCTACAAAGCCCTGTCACGCAACAGCTCTGCCCAG GCCTTCCTTGGGCCAGAGAACCCTGAGGAGCCTTACCTGGATGGGATCAACTATAACTGTGTTGCCCCTGGAAAGAGGTTCAGACCCATGGACAACCTGTCTGGAGGGGAGAAGACTGTAGCCGCCCTGGCTCTGCTGTTTGCCATACACAGCTACAAGCCTGCCCCATTCTTCGTCCTGGATGAGATTGATGCTGCTCTGGACAACACCAACATCGGCAAG GTGGCCAACTACATTAAGGACCAGTCAGTGAATACTCAGGCTATAGTGATCTCTCTGAAGGAAGAGTTCTACACCAAGGCTGACTCGCTCATAGGGGTCTATCCAGAA caaGGAGATTGCGTCATCAGCAAAGTACTAACCTTTGACCTGTCTGTGTACCATGACGCCAACCCCAATGAGTAG